One part of the Phaeobacter piscinae genome encodes these proteins:
- a CDS encoding replication/maintenance protein RepL → MNPSELPEKSPRGTWVQTERETHEAWGQLSMRQPAASALLHFFSARVSDHNAVVISQRALAKATGMSLSTVKRGLAVLREGQWIEVRRIGPTGTAAAYVLNDRVAWHGRRDGLRYSLFSAAVIIDADEQDDQQELESQAPLRKLPKLYRGERQLPTGEGMAPPSEPALPGMEPDLPAIHIDEKEETR, encoded by the coding sequence ATGAACCCATCGGAACTCCCAGAAAAAAGCCCGCGCGGCACTTGGGTCCAGACTGAGCGAGAAACCCACGAAGCCTGGGGACAACTTTCGATGCGCCAGCCCGCAGCATCGGCACTTCTCCATTTCTTTTCCGCCCGCGTCTCCGACCACAACGCCGTGGTGATCAGCCAAAGGGCTCTGGCGAAAGCCACTGGCATGAGTCTTTCCACGGTCAAACGGGGACTGGCAGTCCTCCGGGAAGGCCAGTGGATTGAAGTTCGCCGCATCGGCCCAACGGGGACCGCTGCGGCATATGTTTTGAATGACCGGGTAGCCTGGCATGGGCGCCGTGATGGGCTCCGATACAGCCTATTCAGCGCCGCTGTTATCATTGATGCTGACGAGCAAGACGATCAACAGGAACTCGAATCCCAAGCACCGCTTCGCAAACTCCCAAAGCTCTATCGAGGCGAGCGGCAGCTTCCTACAGGAGAAGGGATGGCCCCGCCCTCCGAACCCGCCCTCCCAGGCATGGAACCCGATCTCCCAGCAATCCACATTGACGAGAAAGAGGAAACCCGGTGA